The genomic stretch TATTTAGCTAAAAATGGGCTGATATATAAGAAATGAACGGTCAGAGAGAACCtgttaaacatttataatataatataatatatttatttttatttagttattaactgtcttttatatataaagaaaagattttatttGTGCCATTTTTAGTCAAATGCTCTTTCTTCTTTACTAATAAGAAGTAATGAAGaattaaaattcaattaatAGTCCTTTTATTTAGCTTCAGACTAAGTGTTTACTGCTGTTCAGGCTTTGGTTTTCCCTATTAGCTGTTCAGCTGGTTTATATAGAGGCTCCTTGAGCTCATTCACAAGAGGACTTTGGCCCTGTGTTTGTTTGATGAGGTTGAAAAGAGTGTATTCTGATGGCAGAGAAGGAGAGAAGGCAATTGTTAAAGCGAAATACCAGACTGGTATCCAAAGAGGTTCTTAATTAGTTTCCAAAGTGACCCATAGAGGTCCCACTTAAGcttgtctctgtctctctcctgCCTAACAAAAACGGTTAATGGAGACTTAAAAATACCAGTCATCCAAATTGCAACTAAGGGGCCCTTTGCTTCTGGTCTTCAATTGTTCAAATACAAAATCAATTATGCCACCTATCCTGAATGTTAAAACTAAATACAAGCATAAATTCCGTGTCACTTTATATGGTTTTAGGCAgcaagcagtcatttctgcataGGTATGTTTAGCAGCCGAGTAGCATTTGGCTGTCAATTACGGCTGAGAATTCCCATGGAGAAGACATCAAGATGATGATAGTTCAGCTGGAGCCACATAAGAGCTCTCCACTGAAGCAAACCATTGTCTGAGAGATTAATTGTCTGCCACGTCTACTGATTGCCTTGCTGTGTCTCTGCAAGAACAAGGCAATGCTGCATTCTCACAAGGATTTCCTCCTTAGAACACTGAGCGTGATCAATCTTATGGCTGAGGCAAGTCCCCAATAAGATCCTCTTCATTTCCTTAATGAGTCTGTCTGATTTCAAAAGAGCTTCTTTGAGAATTTCACACTTCCTCTTAGTCTGACTGGCTCCTAGTCATTTGGGCCATTCCCCATCATACAAAGGTACACCttgcagaaaacaaaataagagggatcatacaaaaatgcatgttattttttatttagtactgtcctgaataagatattttacataaaagatgtttacatatagtccacaccacaaaaaaagctgaatttataagaatgacccctttaaaaagtTTACTTGATTCtgaatactgtgtgtggttacctggatgatccacaactgtttgttttgtgatggttgttcacgagtcccttgtttgtcctgagttaagctgagctctgttcttcagaaaaatttggttttccagcatcttttgcatatttgaacccttaaCATCAGTGACtttatgattttgagatccatctttcacactgaggacaaccgAGGGACTCATATGCAGCTATTACAAAAGCTTCAGaaattcactgatgctccagaaggaaacacgatgaaTTAAGAACCAGTGGgtataaacttttgaacaggatgaagaagtgtacattttcttattttgtttaaatatcatattttttcatttagtactgcccttcggaagaaTGACttacatgtttcccagaagacaaattaagtacaatttaccttgatctttaAATTCAAAAAGATCAAggtaatgcattgtgtttccttctggagcatcactGAATGTTTGAAACCATAAAAAACAAGGTTGATCTACTAAAATAACTCAAACtgaaatcaataataataaaaagatgtatttaaaaaataatactaattaaaatggaaaaaaaactaaaactacaGTTGAactggaaaatataaaaatgaaacaattattcagaatattaataaaaaatataatagcaGGCTTTctaaattatacaaaaataatttacatatgaacactCCCATTAGAATCCTTTAGAATTGGTTCCAAATTAAGACAATAATTTCAACAAGAATTCTATTCAGATTCCTTAAGGATTTCAGAATTGggtaattaaacaataaaaaaagacaaatgttttcatttttaatagaATATTCTCATATTTTCTCATTAAAGTTCAATGTGCATATTGAATTGGCCTGCCGAACAGGCAACACGAATATTTCAGCATGTCATTAGAGAGTATTATTTCACTAAGGCAATACTTCTGTAGCACTAGACATAACAGAGACATTTTAAGGCGTGCGCGCTCAAAACACACAATCTGCAACaataagcacacacacacacacacacacacacacacacacacacacacacacacacacacacacacacacgcacgatGTGCTCTGGGACAAAGTCACACAAAATTGGATGTATATAGGTCCATCTAGTGGCTTGTCTTGGAAAATAGGTTTTGGACATCCAAAATGATTTTGGATGTCCAAAACGTCTAAGTAAGCTAATTCGCAATGGCCGGTTTCCTctggaaatatatttttaaaatggcgATTTTGAAGTAAATGCCGCATGAATTCAGGGAGTGATATTGACTAAAactaaagttttttgtttttgtttttgtttttgtttttgtttttttgactaAAACTCAAGTTAAAACTATCAAAATCGTTTTcgttaattgaaaaaaaaaaaaaaaaaacttttaagattttgaataaaaatagaaatgttgccttggcagcTAAGTGAAAtgaattttacatttcaaaaagtaGTATGctactaaaatgacaaaaactgataaaaaataaagctagaaatatattttttgaaaaatattcaaaatgatATAACACATAACAAATTACCTAAActacaaataaaatgaaaactgaaaatataacaaatagctaaatcaaaatattaataaatactataatactaggttataggctatataaatagCCTACTGGTTTGGGGGGTGAtctcctttttatatatatatatatatatatatatatatatatatatatatatatatatatatatatatatatatatcttaaatGTGTGcgaattgttttttaatttatatcaatatattaaaaactcAATTTCCCAGCATCCTTTACTGCAACGCGCCGACATAGTGTCGTAAATCATCCGCTCTGCTTTACGGCAGATAATAAGCAAGTGTGGAGTGAATTGAGTAATGGCAGGAACAGACACGAGATAGTCCACGAACTTGACATTATTCCTACATTTATCAGGTACCGGCAGCCGGACAGACGTCTGTCTTTGTCGTCGTTCGCTGTGAGAGGCTGATTCCGACCCCGTTTTTCTGTCATCATAGTAACTGTATGCAGTGGAATGGCTGAAGTGCCGCCAGGGCCTAACGCACTGCCTTCATCCCCGAGCGCGATCACACCACTGCCCGTGGACGGCTGCACCTTACTGGGCAACGATGAGGGACGGGACATCATCAGCCCCGGCCAGGGACACCAGTACGCCAGCGACCATAAGGCGATTGTCAAATCCAACCAGAACAACGTGCACCCCAATGCATCAGCCGCCCAGTTCCACACAGCCCAGCTGAACGGGGTCCAGTGCAACCACACTCACCTCCAGAACCACGTCCAACAACACCGGCCGTCCGACAATCAAAACGCCGCTTCTGATCATCACTTGGACGGGATCGGTGAAACACACGGCGATCACACGGAAAACAACAATTTAACGAGAAATAAACGATGTAGTGATGTATCGCAGAGCCAATCGCCGCCGAACAACGGGATAAACTGCACTGATAGTATGGCCATAACGGAGAGCAGATCTTGTCGATTGGAAAATGATGTAAGTAACAGGACCTGTTCGGTGGATCCGGCTCGAGCGGCTGCGGCGGCGCTGATGGACGGGGCTGAGTCAGGCCTGGGCCCGCAGGGCGCTGGAGTAGAGCAGGCGGCGGCTGACAGCGCTCCGGTGACGGAGATGTCGAGACTAGCGCTGGAGGAGCACGACGAGTCCATCCGATACGTGAGATACGAGTCTGAGCTCCAGATGCCCGATATAATCCGACTCATAACTAAAGACTTATCTGAGCCCTACTCTATATATACCTATAGGTACTTTATTCACAACTGGCCTCAGCTCTGCTTTCTGGTATGTATCGTGACATTCAGTTATTGAAATCAATATCAAAGCATTCAACATCATCTCCGATATAACAAAATGTGTCCTTGCTACATTGACGGTTAAAATGCTAATGATTAATGATGGCATTTAAATGATACTccaatgtaaatgtaataatatcaaaataaacatggTATGTGTCCAAAACAATGTAATCTAAACAAAATAACCATGGTATCTCATATAACCATGTCCGAGAAAACatgataatgtttttaatattaaattccTGTTTTATAAATTCCagtgttatattgtttaaaGCGATGGCCTGTATTTAGTTCGTGCCAAATTTAAATCACATTCTAACCTTTCTGGAAATTTACCATGGTATTATTACTATAGTACGtgtccaaaaacaaacaaaaaatctaaACAAAATAACCATGATATTTCATTTGACCATGACATTACTGTATAACCATGTCCAagaaaacataatatttttttattcgtTTCATTCAGATTGCTTAAAGCAATGGCCTGGTTTAGTCCGTGCCAAATTTAAATCACATTCTGACCCTTCTGAAAatttaccatggtattactatAGTACGtgtccaaaaacaaacaaacaatctaaacaaaataacagtgaTATCTCATGTGACCATGACATTACTATATAACCATGTCCAagaaaacataatattttttattcattgttttattCAGATTGCTTAAAGTGATGGCCTGGATTTAGTCCATGCCAAATTTAAATCACATTCTGAGCCTTCTGAAAATTTACCATGGTTTTACTATAGTAACACTAACTAGCAACTTTTTTTCTACTAACAAATGAGtacaaaaaatatcaatatcagAGCATCCAACatataaacaaatgtataaCGCGTCCATGGTACAGAAATGATGCTTATTTTAACGATAGGccaatttacataaaaaatagtACGTTATTACTATGGTAAGTGTCCAATACATGACTAAAATAAGCATGGTATTACTATAgtatgtgccaaaaaaaaaaactaatataaaCAAAGGTACCATATAATCTATAAGGGAGTGATCCTGACTTTCATAACGGAGGAGAATCAAAAAGTGTCATGGTAAGCTTTTTCTGGACATGTACCATGATAATACCTTGCATTTTTGACATCCTAGTACCATAGTATTGAAGTACCAGTACTAGGGTagtttaattaatcattaatcatGTAGTACAACAGGATATACCATCCATCACTCTACCACAGTATTTTGTAAGGGTCATTTTTATTACACAGATGGTGAGTATTGTAATGAGAAAAACCATAATTTGTTTTATGGAAACCAGTCTAACCATGATAATGAGGAGCAGTCCATATCATGGTTTCACCTATGGTTTTATTAAAAAGTACCACAGTTA from Megalobrama amblycephala isolate DHTTF-2021 linkage group LG5, ASM1881202v1, whole genome shotgun sequence encodes the following:
- the naa30 gene encoding N-alpha-acetyltransferase 30 gives rise to the protein MAEVPPGPNALPSSPSAITPLPVDGCTLLGNDEGRDIISPGQGHQYASDHKAIVKSNQNNVHPNASAAQFHTAQLNGVQCNHTHLQNHVQQHRPSDNQNAASDHHLDGIGETHGDHTENNNLTRNKRCSDVSQSQSPPNNGINCTDSMAITESRSCRLENDVSNRTCSVDPARAAAAALMDGAESGLGPQGAGVEQAAADSAPVTEMSRLALEEHDESIRYVRYESELQMPDIIRLITKDLSEPYSIYTYRYFIHNWPQLCFLAMVDKDCVGAIVCKLDMHKKMFRRGYIAMLAVDSKFRRKGIGTNLVKKAIYAMVEGDCDEVVLETEITNKSALKLYENLGFVRDKRLFRYYLNGVDALRLKLWLR